In Falco cherrug isolate bFalChe1 chromosome 2, bFalChe1.pri, whole genome shotgun sequence, the following are encoded in one genomic region:
- the RAI2 gene encoding retinoic acid-induced protein 2, whose amino-acid sequence MEELYKDAPNLPMDVTSSPSAMANNKLENGVAQLITAEAWNINSADLMKKALSPLVTVPAPSILTPPAESQSGVALKVAATVLQPICLGDSPVVLPIHLQVAGSAAPQMPATNATTPYVMTTQGPVPLPVLLEQHVFQHLNSPLVLPPGATCPASPLHTGLFPGAAAPVGQPQLLDPKPSGQAQEPVLPPVFQTPGFAAVLQDLFPSQGALGSAPCQPPPDYAALPPQAFSSPLSPLVPPATLLVPYPVIVPLPVPVPIPIPVPIPVPHGAEAKAAPDPPKPPLFTPNSCKGTQTPLEKEETKPFDLLHPREFPQLSRHTVIKMSGENEALDLSMKGPPAPRAGEAAPPAEDGALDLSLASCRKPGGPHGETAGPGPATSAEAGAHPVPDKLSPGPAAPFSPCKPQEALGKAEGRVAGGGPAELLRQPQKWLVEQAGRAGCEPKAGNNIEIVSTSQTAKVIVSVKDAVPTIFCGKIKGLSGVSTKNFSFKRDLPQDSVLQCYDVKSPPEPRDSAEALRKPVKNRSVKLKKMNSPEIHILPIKKQRLAAFFPRK is encoded by the coding sequence ATGGAGGAGCTGTACAAGGACGCCCCAAACCTGCCCATGGATGTTACCAGCTCGCCCTCAGCGATGGCCAACAACAAGCTGGAGAATGGGGTGGCCCAGCTGATCACGGCAGAGGCCTGGAACATCAACTCAGCCGACCTGATGAAGAAGGCCCTCTCCCCTCTGGTGACAGTCCCCGCGCCCTCCATCCTGACGCCGCCAGCCGAGTCGCAGAGCGGGGTTGCCCTGAAGGTGGCGGCCACCGTGCTGCAGCCCATCTGCCTGGGTGACAGCCCTGTCGTCCTGCCCATCCACCTGCAGGTCGCTGGCAGTGCCGCCCCGCAGATGCCGGCCACCAATGCCACCACCCCCTATGTCATGACCACCCAGGGTCCCGTTCCACTGCCTGTCCTCCTGGAGCAGCATGTCTTCCAGCACCTGAACTCACCCCTGGTGCTGCCCCCGGGGGCCACGTGCCCCGCCAGCCCGCTGCACACCGGCCTCTTCCCCGGTGCTGCCGCCCCCGtcgggcagccccagctcctggaCCCCAAGCCCTCTGGCCAAGCCCAGGAGCCCGTCCTGCCCCCTGTCTTTCAGACGCCGGGGTTCGCTGCCGTCCTCCAGGACCTGTTTCCCTCACAGGGtgccctgggctctgccccCTGCCAGCCGCCCCCTGACTATgctgccctcccaccccaggcCTTCAGCTCGCCCCTCTCCCCGCTGGTGCCCCCCGCCACGCTGCTGGTGCCCTACCCCGTCATAGTGCCCCtgcccgtccctgtccccatccccatccccgtGCCCATCCCCGTGCCCCACGGCGCTGAGGCCAAGGCAGCCCCCGACCCGCCCAAGCCGCCGCTTTTCACCCCCAACTCCTGCAAGGGCACCCAGACCCccctggagaaggaggagacCAAGCCCTTCGACCTCCTCCACCCACGGGAGTTTCCCCAGCTGAGCCGTCACACCGTCATCAAGATGAGCGGCGAGAACGAGGCGCTGGACCTCTCCATGAAAGGGCCACCTGCACCCCGGGCTGGCGAGGCTGCCCCACCAGCTGAGGACGGGGCCCTGGACCTGTCCCTGGCCTCCTGCCGCAAGCCGGGGGGACCCCACGGGGAGAcagctggccctggccctgccacCTCTGCCGAGGCCGGCGCTCACCCTGTGCCGGACAAGCTGTCCCCAGGCCCAGCCgcccccttctccccctgcaAGCCCCAGGAGGCGCTGGGCAAGGCGGAGGGCAGGGTGGCAGGCGGCGGGCCGGCCGAGCTGCTGCGGCAGCCGCAGAAGTGGCTGGTGGAGCAGGCGGGCAGGGCGGGCTGCGAGCCCAAGGCCGGCAACAACATCGAGATCGTCAGCACCTCGCAGACAGCCAAAGTCATCGTCTCCGTCAAGGACGCCGTGCCCACCATCTTCTGTGGCAAGATCAAGGGCCTGTCAGGGGTCTCCACCAAAAACTTTTCCTTCAAAAGGGACCTGCCCCAGGACTCGGTGCTGCAGTGCTACGACGTGAAGAGCCCGCCCGAGCCCCGGGACAGCGCTGAGGCCCTCAGGAAACCCGTCAAAAACAGGAGCGTAAagctaaagaaaatgaactcgCCGGAGATACATATTCTTCCAATCAAGAAGCAACGGCTCGCTGCCTTTTTTCCAAGAAAGTAA